The Hornefia porci genome contains the following window.
GGATTTCGGAGCGGAGACCACACATAAATATACGCAGGAGCAGATACGCGATGCACTGACCGGCCTTCAGAATATCGCCGAGGCGGGACAGGTGCTCCGGGCAAAAGGTATCGTAGAGGGCGAGGACGGACAGTGGATCCATTTCGATTATGTGCCGGGAGAACCGGATGTACGTACAGGCGCCACTGCGACGACCGGTATGATCTGCGTTATCGGCGCGGGAATCGACCGCGACCGCATCCGCGAGCTTTTCGCGCTGTAGCCTGAAGTCGGCCGGGGATTATAAGGAGAACAAAGGAGGCAGTATGGAAATACCGGTATATCTGTTTACAGGCTTTCTGGAGTCGGGAAAGACCACGTTCATCCAGGAGGCTCTGGAAGGTCCGGACTTTAATATGGGTGAGCGGACTTTGTTTCTGCTGTGCGAAGAGGGCGAGACGGAATATCACCCCTCTAAGTTTTTCGGAACGAATGTTTTCTTTGAGACTGTTGAGAATGAAGAGGATCTCAGCGAGGAACTGCTGGTCAGCCTGCAGAAGAAGCACCGCGTGGAACGCGTAATTGTAGAATACAACGGAATGTGGGGACTGGACAGCTTTTATCGCGCTATGCCTGCAGAATGGCTGACCTATCAGGAAATGATGTTTGCGGACGCCCGCACATTTCTGTCATATAATCAGAATATGCGGCAGCTGGTGTTCGACAAGCTGAAGAGCGCGGAGCTTGTGGTGTTCAACCGCTGTGACCGCAAAAAAATGGATGAGGTCGATGAGGAAGGCGTTTCCACAAAGATGCAGTTCCATAAAATTGTCCGGGTCGCCAACCGGAAGAGCCAGATACTCTACGAGTACGGCGAAAATGATGTTGAGATGGACACGATTCCGGATCCGCTGCCCTTCGACACGGAGCAGCCGGTCATCACGATCCGGGACGACTGGTATGCGGAATGGTACCGCGATATCAACGAAGATCAGCAGAAATATGACGGCAAGGTTCTTCATCTGAAGGGACGTCTGGTGAACGGCGGAGACATTCCGAAGAACAAATTCGTGTTCGGACGCCATGTCATGACCTGCTGCGTCGAGGACATTCAGTTCGCGGGACTGGTCTGCAAATGGACCGATGAGGCGGCGTCCTTCGGAAACGGCGACTGGGTTACTGTTTCTGCAAAGGTCCGTATTGAAGATGATCCTGTGTATGCGGGCGAGGGCCCCGGGCCGGTGCTCTACTGCACCGAGGTGAAGAAGGCGGCGCCGGCGGTGCCGGAGGTCGCGACGTTCTGAGGTACGCGGCGGCGCCCTGATTTTCGCTGAATGCGCGCAACCCGGGACCGGCTGTGCGGAACCCGGGCTGTACAGAAGCGGAGTGCGTGCAGGAACCGATGACGGAGATATATATGGAGCAGAATGGAATCGTATGTTCAGTTGTCATACATACAGATCAGAAAAAAGAAGAGCTGCAGAAGGCCCTGCGTGCGCTGGAAAATCAGACTGCCGGTTTTCCGGGGAGTACGCAGGTGCTTTTGATTGAAGACAGAGGCGGGGAGGAGCAGCACCGTCGGTGCGCTGATTTCAGGGAAAAGCACGGAGAAAATGTTCTGATTCTTTCCGGATCGGCGGTCTCTGCACTGAAGGAACTCAGAAAGTATGTCCGGGGCTGTTATGTGAACTTCTCCGGCAAGGGCGACTACTGGGATGCAGACGCCCTGAGGCTTGTCATGAAAGCGATAAGCGCGCTTCCGCAGGGCAGTGATCGGGCTGCTCGGAAAGCCGGAGATTCTGCAATACCGGAAGACGGCGGTCCGGAAAATATTTCAGAAACCTGTCCGGAAATTATTACCTGCCGCCGGGAATATCACGGAAAACGAAGGGGCTTTGTCGGAGCGGGCGACCGGAACTTCAGGAAGTCTCATCTTTGTAAAACCGATAAAAGACCGAAGGAAGTCCTGTACGATCTGAGCTCCTCCTTCATTCCCGCATCTCTGCTGACGGAGGAGGAGTCTGCTCTGC
Protein-coding sequences here:
- a CDS encoding GTP-binding protein; translation: MEIPVYLFTGFLESGKTTFIQEALEGPDFNMGERTLFLLCEEGETEYHPSKFFGTNVFFETVENEEDLSEELLVSLQKKHRVERVIVEYNGMWGLDSFYRAMPAEWLTYQEMMFADARTFLSYNQNMRQLVFDKLKSAELVVFNRCDRKKMDEVDEEGVSTKMQFHKIVRVANRKSQILYEYGENDVEMDTIPDPLPFDTEQPVITIRDDWYAEWYRDINEDQQKYDGKVLHLKGRLVNGGDIPKNKFVFGRHVMTCCVEDIQFAGLVCKWTDEAASFGNGDWVTVSAKVRIEDDPVYAGEGPGPVLYCTEVKKAAPAVPEVATF